The sequence TCCGGTACCAAAGAGGGCTAGGCTGGGTGATGACTGGAATCGTAGCAATACTCCTCCCATCGTTGATGACTTTTCTGCAAACCCTGGCCTAACAATTCCACTACCTactactccattgcagtttttacAACTGTTTTTCACTAGAGCAGTGGTTGAATACTTAGCGTATGAAACCAATTTGCATGCCACACACATCATACATCTCATGGCTGACTCAGCAAGAAACACGTGGAAACCAGTGTCTGTGAAAGAAATTGCCCGATATTTGGCCCTGTGCATACTGATGGGCATAGTGAAGATGCCTACAATGAGGATGTACTGGCAGACACCATGTCGTCTGCTCGGTTCCAACACATTTCTAAGTTCTTCCACATGTATAACAAAAAAGGCGTTCCAGTGAATAATAGTGACCGACTGATAAAAGTGAGACCACTAATGGACTATTTTTCAGAAAAATTTGCATCTGTATATATCCCCAAAAAAGAATTGAGTCTCGATGAGGGTACAATGGCATGGCACGGCCGCCTCTCTTTCAAGGTCTACAATCCCAACAAGCCTGATAAATATGGTGTAAAATTTTATATGTTGGCCGAAGGGACATCAGGCTACATATATAAATTTGATGTGTATTGTGGAATTGGAAAAACGACAGTGGAAACCGTGATGGGGTTGATGGCGCCCCTAGTCAACAAGGGTTATCATCTGTATATGGATAACTACTATAACTCGGTAAGCCTAACAGAACAATTACGTGAAGTGGGTGTTTACACATGTGGCACACTTAGACTCCAACGTGGCACCCCCAAGGATCTGCAACAAGTGGTAAAGGGTAAAATGGCAACCGACACAACCCTATACATGCGTAAGGATAACACCTTTGTTATAGTTTGGAAGGACAAGCGCCCCGTCTCTGTCATCACCAATATCCACAATGCCGACACTACTCAAGCACAGCACAGGAAACGCGTTCGTAAACGTGACGGGAGAACTGGTGTAGAAATAgtgaaaatgaacaaacccaaggccatagtggattacaataagttcatgaaaggtgttgatcattttgatcaaatggtcaaatattatgaGTTTGCAAGAAAAACCCACAAATGGAGCAAGAAGATCACTTTCTATATTCTGCAAATGGCTgtgggaactgacctgtgagatttatatttatttaatttatatgaatttatatttacgttaatttatatacttcgatagcaatttatataatgataagtggactgtatttctgcaataatctcataatctcacaaatcgatcctctacacattaggggggtttatatttatatatatgcagccaatcaaactacagtaatagactacatacattgaagaggttccttatcttatagtacagcaggttagtccaccaggtataactagggtgtagacaccaaattatcctctttgaggtagcttccatcacccagtaactggtgcacaaagccttgcttcctcgtcttgacctgtcaaaagggcgctagctgtaaagccaggttctatatatgacaagctatatcagagaaaacactatacatggaacatgaagacctggcttaattacctttagtatgaggcgatttcgtgatctaaccgggtcaccctacccaatgacattaatggccactaatgatagataatgggtttcggaaagaacacttaacttgatttgtagacagcgtgttgataatggtacacttctggtttccataacactacgtccaagtaaattaacaggagccgaatttgctcccgtgtgagcctctggtctagtctcaacaatggctgcgtctaacactccatactattgacgcctggctgacattgtccagatttcagaaagtgatagaagggtcacatttactctactttaatatcgataattaagttaatttatataagatgtttttatgatggtaaagtccaaagactaatgtatttaagaataattcccaccataataggtggtgaattataatagtatgtggtgatgatatcccgttttctttaaacagtaattccactacaagttacgttttctatgggtaacttgtttatacaacacagctattatctgtatgatatattaaatggtgtcggattttccgacataattccccaggggctgctcacgggtcgaagtcctatttagaacagacgaacaccgatactcctccttcgaattattagagtaatttgatgttagtagttagtaatcacacatttgtgtgtctgttcgtacaggacggatgtcccgtactagagttgcaggggttagaagtctaatgcgatttcatttccctgtcaactcttgaaaggctaatattcaagcctaattacatattatttaacccagaagactggatgtgatcaagtactacagtcaagtatgattcagggactgcagtgagatcagtgacattagatataacttgaagtttgttcaggtaactggtcactgaaatataaacactgaggcccatggaatacatcttgattaaataataaatgtatcaaatcagtcatcagatttattggggtttaatttagttaattaattcagaagattgaatagctcatcattgaagtaaagtatggttctgacactgcagtgggttcagtgacattggtcgcagtgacttgtagctcttttaggctactgttcactgatttgtcactgaggcctcatgaactcatcttcagctttaaatgatgatactaacatcaacctctgttggtatagtcagctgtaatctccttagtataatgctactggagaaatataatcagctgacaaatttagatttctattggtattgtttatctgcaggcataggtctcctcaggcttgatactgggcctgagagtaatttacctcctgcagagtttaacatggttataccctgatatttaatgatgtcctgtactgtcaggatggtgctatgttgatgtgcatataattcatctagtatatcgctggacaattttcgttgaaggactactttgatcatccattcactagtagttatatcaaccttaagactgaatgttcttagtagtgactcaaactccatgctgaaggattgtaatgagtcagcagtctgatcaggttgaggtaaatccagcaattgtagtactagatgtatgacagttttctcattgccagcattatccctaggaagctggactgggaaattaatgctgtcgctattttcatttacattttctactactggttcagctttaactctagtttggaggcatgttaacttagtagcttcaggtattgggttttcagaatccacagagactgtgaataaattgtctgagaactgcttaatttctggtggtataatattaggtgaagctgtagtggttgaagctttatccttgttgattaaaggatctaatctggcttgacatttattctcaaaaagatccagatcatccataacattatctactttatttgatgtacttgctaattgttctgattcaattatcctgtgtaaatgttccaacctgccttgagtttcttcttcatattgtgctaggtcagacaggaatggttccacatcttcaactactacgtcatcgtggacttgatttttttaagatttcctatttgctttcaatatatgcaattgggtttgaatctgtaacagtggtattttcaaccgacgataattaattacaggctcatataacaactgttcatattggtcgagatctcttgttagttgacgtttgcttgctactaaagcacgttttgctttctgtggattagtcatggtgacttgttaattgggcaccactggctcataaattgtgagcaagtactgatggtagcctagggtaaaattctgcactcactaggcaataatcctacctctactagaggttagcacttaaaattaatacacattatatatatacaatcatacacactaatgatttgagtgataaaccagtgtcattggaagtacctttaggttagctcttctatatcaacctaggatggtagagacactaattaatcactcaaatgtgtaatgatcataagtaaattattatatatacacaactcaactcgagttgatagaaattacacccaaaatagggtctggaccattcattaatggtgttaggttgttgaatatagtacaactgactatggtgataatgggactaggatgaacgataatagttcaactagtcaatggtaatatcctaccctgttgtgggttggcaattagtaaatattatattgtgaacactagtgcaatatatattaaataattctctattttggagaaataatatacacaattattgataatagcctcttaattagcctctatgaaacttttaatattatcaagaagtattaaatattattagtgacctcgcgaaataaactccacaaaattcgtggataatctctcgcaaaatttaacaccacgaaatccgtgaacaatctctcgaaaccacagccactactttggctggcttcaatattagcgctgtcatttcacagaataacacaccaccaaatatctgtgggtgtgcatgaaaccgctaacGATGCTGAtcggaactgagcggggctcgtgaactcgttcgaggcaacgccgccgtctttgactgctggcctttgtttaaatcacactgcactagtatatttaatgaatccactggttaactggttcatcccgtactaagatgaccaaatgtgggttcaaaggatcaaatagtccgtcatccggttcgaagatgaccaaataatgtgg is a genomic window of Procambarus clarkii isolate CNS0578487 chromosome 8, FALCON_Pclarkii_2.0, whole genome shotgun sequence containing:
- the LOC138360084 gene encoding piggyBac transposable element-derived protein 4-like gives rise to the protein MDYFSEKFASVYIPKKELSLDEGTMAWHGRLSFKVYNPNKPDKYGVKFYMLAEGTSGYIYKFDVYCGIGKTTVETVMGLMAPLVNKGYHLYMDNYYNSVSLTEQLREVGVYTCGTLRLQRGTPKDLQQVVKGKMATDTTLYMRKDNTFVIVWKDKRPVSVITNIHNADTTQAQHRKRVRKRDGRTGVEIVKMNKPKAIVDYNKFMKGVDHFDQMVKYYEFARKTHKWSKKITFYILQMAVGTDL